One genomic region from Candidatus Binataceae bacterium encodes:
- a CDS encoding OB-fold domain-containing protein: MAADKKYYLPEGLPTPKPQRSGLDKEYWEATKRHELVVQSCNSCGAVQWGPEWICHKCHSAEMGWQKVSGRGRLFSWTRSWNPVHPALREACPYIVVVVQLPDAGNVRMVGNLLGDPKIDPPFDAEVEAVFEDHPDATLVQWRLTK; encoded by the coding sequence ATGGCTGCAGACAAGAAATACTACTTGCCCGAGGGATTGCCGACACCGAAGCCGCAGCGCAGCGGCCTCGACAAGGAATACTGGGAAGCGACGAAGCGGCATGAGCTGGTCGTCCAGTCGTGCAACAGTTGTGGCGCCGTCCAGTGGGGTCCGGAGTGGATTTGCCATAAATGCCACTCGGCCGAGATGGGTTGGCAAAAAGTCTCAGGGCGCGGCCGGCTCTTTAGCTGGACGCGATCGTGGAACCCGGTGCATCCGGCGCTGCGCGAGGCCTGCCCATATATCGTGGTGGTCGTGCAGCTTCCCGACGCCGGCAACGTCCGCATGGTGGGCAACCTGCTCGGCGATCCCAAAATCGATCCGCCGTTCGACGCCGAGGTCGAAGCTGTCTTCGAGGACCATCCCGACGCGACGCTTGTGCAATGGCGGTTAACCAAGTAG
- a CDS encoding LLM class flavin-dependent oxidoreductase: MQLMYFTERPYRDLSEDELIKNRAYFGLSNKFFDREVGSRLYNEYLDEMVYAEDVGFDAIMLNEHHGTPFCMGAVMNVEASILARITKRARIVLLGNPLPTFKNPLRVAEELATIDCISRGRLTPGWVRGAGSEQIFNNANPAYNREYFNEAHDLIIAAWTRPGPFRWEGKHFNYRFINPWVTPYQKPIPPIMIPGVLSPETVVWCAEHKYPYLGLGTALSATAELWNIYGDTAAQLGYQAGSENFGYLQHVVVAETEEKAEELGKAHLYGGGQGAFSRPEHTLPPGYNSKEATRRLARTMTSGSGGFLGVSAEQLGRSKESAPTKDSSGNGTLQQVADSTRRRLARGEATIEEAKAAIYKAYPKAVDGLQIIAGTPKTVIPKIRKIFETLRPGTFGVFQSQGPVSFEDRMTSIRLLGQEVLPALREIGKELGIVDQFERAPGSRPHVAGTKREELVSLEAMRV, from the coding sequence ATGCAATTGATGTATTTTACCGAACGTCCTTATCGCGACCTTTCCGAAGATGAATTGATCAAAAATCGCGCCTACTTCGGGCTTTCGAACAAGTTCTTCGATCGCGAAGTCGGATCGCGGCTGTATAACGAATATCTCGACGAGATGGTCTATGCCGAGGATGTCGGCTTCGACGCAATCATGCTGAACGAGCATCATGGGACGCCCTTCTGCATGGGCGCCGTGATGAACGTCGAGGCCTCGATCCTGGCGCGGATCACGAAGCGGGCGCGCATCGTATTGCTCGGCAATCCGCTGCCGACCTTCAAGAATCCGCTGCGCGTGGCCGAGGAGCTCGCCACGATCGATTGTATCTCGCGCGGACGGCTTACCCCCGGATGGGTGCGCGGCGCGGGCAGCGAGCAGATCTTCAATAATGCCAACCCGGCCTACAATCGCGAGTACTTCAACGAGGCGCACGACCTAATTATCGCGGCGTGGACGCGTCCGGGTCCGTTCCGCTGGGAGGGTAAGCACTTCAATTACCGCTTCATCAATCCGTGGGTGACGCCGTATCAGAAGCCAATTCCACCGATCATGATCCCGGGCGTGCTGAGCCCCGAGACGGTGGTGTGGTGCGCCGAGCACAAGTACCCGTACCTCGGTTTGGGGACAGCGCTGTCGGCAACGGCCGAGTTGTGGAACATCTACGGCGACACGGCGGCGCAGCTCGGCTACCAGGCAGGCTCGGAGAACTTCGGCTATCTGCAACACGTCGTGGTGGCGGAGACCGAAGAGAAGGCTGAGGAGTTGGGCAAGGCGCATCTGTACGGCGGCGGGCAGGGGGCGTTTTCGCGTCCCGAGCACACGCTGCCGCCGGGCTACAACTCCAAGGAGGCGACGAGGCGCCTCGCGCGGACGATGACATCCGGCTCGGGCGGCTTCCTCGGCGTCAGCGCCGAACAGCTCGGTCGCTCGAAGGAGAGCGCGCCGACCAAGGACAGTTCGGGCAATGGCACGTTGCAGCAGGTGGCGGACAGCACGCGCCGCCGGCTCGCGCGCGGCGAGGCGACGATCGAGGAAGCGAAGGCCGCAATCTACAAGGCCTATCCCAAGGCGGTGGACGGCTTGCAGATCATCGCGGGCACGCCGAAGACGGTCATTCCGAAGATTCGCAAGATCTTCGAAACGCTGCGTCCGGGCACCTTCGGCGTTTTCCAGAGCCAAGGTCCGGTCAGTTTCGAGGATCGGATGACCAGCATCCGCCTACTCGGTCAGGAAGTGCTGCCGGCCTTGCGTGAGATTGGCAAGGAACTGGGAATCGTCGATCAATTCGAGCGGGCGCCGGGGTCGCGGCCGCACGTCGCGGGCACCAAGCGCGAGGAGCTGGTATCGCTCGAAGCGATGCGCGTGTAA
- a CDS encoding LLM class flavin-dependent oxidoreductase: MHIMHFTERPYKNVPEEEVIKNRSFFGVPNSFYDPKVGAELYNEYLDEACYAEEMGFDAIMLNEHHGTPFCMGAVMNVEAAILARITKKARIVLLGNPLPVIKHPLRMAEELAEIDLISKGRLVPGWVRGAGSEQIFNNANPAYNREYFNEAHDLIIAAWTREGPFRWEGKHFNYRYINPWALPYQKPRPPIWIPGVLSPETVIWCAEHRYPYIGLGTALPATVELWNLYGDTAAQNGYTAGSENFGYLQQIFVAETEEKAQELGKGALFGGGAQNFSRPEWTLPPGYNSKEATKRLARQQTDYGFLGITSEKLAESDRAATEDLHKEKGNTRARLARGEVSIEEAKAKIYANYQKAQDGLQIVIGTPKSVMPKLRLIMETLRPGIFGMFTIQGPVSEKDRLNNVRLLGQEVLPAMRDMAKELGIKDPFEVAPGSRPYTPGTKRDSLVDLEALKRAPKRDDSVRV, from the coding sequence ATGCATATAATGCATTTCACCGAGCGTCCGTACAAAAATGTTCCCGAAGAAGAGGTGATCAAGAATCGCAGCTTCTTCGGCGTGCCGAATTCATTCTACGACCCCAAGGTCGGGGCCGAGCTGTATAACGAATACCTCGACGAGGCCTGCTACGCCGAGGAGATGGGCTTCGACGCGATCATGCTGAACGAGCATCATGGGACGCCGTTCTGCATGGGCGCGGTGATGAACGTCGAGGCGGCGATCCTTGCACGGATTACGAAAAAGGCGCGCATCGTCCTGCTCGGCAATCCGCTGCCAGTGATCAAGCATCCGCTGCGGATGGCTGAGGAACTCGCCGAGATCGATTTGATCTCAAAGGGGCGGCTGGTGCCCGGATGGGTGCGCGGCGCGGGCAGCGAGCAGATCTTCAACAACGCCAACCCGGCCTACAATCGCGAGTACTTCAACGAAGCGCACGATCTGATTATCGCGGCCTGGACGCGCGAGGGTCCGTTCCGCTGGGAGGGCAAGCACTTCAACTACCGCTACATCAATCCGTGGGCGCTGCCCTATCAGAAGCCGCGCCCGCCGATCTGGATTCCCGGCGTGCTCAGCCCGGAGACCGTGATCTGGTGCGCGGAGCATCGCTACCCATATATCGGACTCGGCACGGCGCTGCCCGCGACCGTCGAATTATGGAATCTCTACGGCGACACTGCGGCTCAGAATGGCTATACAGCCGGCAGCGAGAACTTCGGTTACCTGCAACAGATCTTTGTCGCCGAGACTGAGGAGAAGGCGCAGGAGCTGGGTAAAGGCGCGCTATTCGGCGGCGGCGCGCAGAACTTCTCGCGTCCCGAATGGACCTTGCCGCCAGGATATAACTCGAAGGAGGCGACCAAGCGCCTCGCGCGGCAGCAGACTGATTATGGTTTCCTCGGCATCACGAGTGAGAAACTCGCAGAATCCGACCGCGCTGCGACTGAGGATCTGCACAAGGAAAAAGGCAACACGCGAGCTCGGCTGGCGCGCGGCGAGGTTTCTATCGAGGAAGCCAAAGCCAAGATCTACGCCAATTATCAGAAGGCGCAGGATGGCCTGCAGATCGTCATCGGGACCCCGAAGTCGGTGATGCCCAAGCTGCGGTTGATCATGGAGACGCTGCGCCCGGGCATCTTCGGCATGTTCACCATCCAGGGCCCGGTCTCAGAAAAAGATCGGCTGAACAACGTGCGCCTGCTCGGCCAGGAGGTGCTGCCCGCGATGCGCGATATGGCAAAGGAACTTGGCATCAAGGATCCCTTCGAGGTGGCGCCCGGATCACGGCCGTACACGCCCGGGACCAAGCGCGATTCGCTGGTGGACCTCGAAGCGCTCAAGCGCGCGCCGAAGCGCGACGACTCGGTCCGCGTCTAG
- a CDS encoding alpha/beta hydrolase, with product MAEWTEEVTQVAGTSLEMVKGGTGKPLLVLHEELGHPGWMSWHAALAKEHTLLIPIQPALGKSAKIDWIRNIHELALFYTWVLRDLNLAPLDAIGFSTGGWTAAEMAAINSRQFNKLVLVAPAGIKPPEGEIADVFSVTARTSLNMSVYNREVPEFAKLYGGERTPEQFEAFEDARTENARLTWEPIMNNPALAHFLEGVKGLPVQIVWGREDAIVPVSAAESYRKALKNTDAKVTIYDQCGHRPEIEKPAEFIKLVREFLA from the coding sequence AGAGTGGACTGAAGAAGTCACCCAAGTGGCGGGGACGAGCCTCGAGATGGTCAAGGGCGGGACCGGCAAACCGCTCCTGGTGTTGCACGAAGAGCTGGGGCATCCGGGCTGGATGAGCTGGCATGCGGCACTGGCGAAGGAGCATACGCTGCTGATCCCGATTCAGCCGGCGCTGGGCAAATCGGCGAAGATCGATTGGATCCGCAATATCCACGAGCTTGCGTTGTTTTATACCTGGGTGCTGCGCGATCTGAATCTGGCGCCGCTCGACGCAATCGGCTTTTCCACTGGCGGCTGGACCGCGGCGGAAATGGCGGCGATCAATTCGCGTCAGTTCAACAAGCTGGTGCTGGTGGCGCCGGCGGGAATCAAGCCGCCGGAGGGCGAAATTGCCGACGTCTTTTCGGTGACGGCGCGGACCTCGCTCAACATGAGCGTGTACAATCGCGAGGTGCCAGAGTTCGCCAAGCTGTACGGCGGAGAGCGCACGCCCGAGCAGTTCGAGGCGTTCGAGGATGCGCGCACGGAAAACGCGCGGCTGACGTGGGAGCCGATCATGAATAATCCGGCGCTCGCGCATTTTCTCGAAGGCGTGAAGGGGCTGCCGGTGCAGATCGTCTGGGGCCGCGAGGACGCGATCGTGCCGGTGAGCGCGGCGGAAAGCTATCGCAAGGCGCTCAAGAATACCGACGCCAAGGTGACGATTTACGATCAATGCGGCCATCGGCCCGAGATCGAAAAGCCGGCGGAGTTCATCAAACTAGTGCGCGAATTTCTCGCCTGA